A genomic region of Lucilia cuprina isolate Lc7/37 unplaced genomic scaffold, ASM2204524v1 Scaffold_758, whole genome shotgun sequence contains the following coding sequences:
- the LOC111678031 gene encoding adenylate cyclase, aggregation specific: MLLDPLSAAAAASGNEMGSASSTHSSSGVGGGGGGAGGGGTGVMNSMKVALQNSGLIGGGHHQKQQQHPAVTITTAEGTSVKNKYKDGSAHPHQGSDAHYYHTVTAVRRADASRSPMTKVMDLFRHRSNSAATEADKRKAVSLQIFCFLLLRRYYTTLCWVVNLTKFVLR, from the exons ATGCTATTGGATCCATTGTCGGCGGCTGCAGCAGCATCGGGAAATGAGATGGGCAGTGCCAGTAGTACACACTCGTCATCGGGTGTGGGCGGTGGAGGAGGTGGTGCCGGTGGTGGCGGTACTGGTGTTATGAATTCCATGAAAGTAGCTTTACAAAATTCCGGCCTTATAGGTGGCGGCCATCATCAGAAGCAGCAACAGCATCCCGCGGTGACGATAACAACGGCCGAGGGTACGTCGGTGAAGAATAAGTACAAAGATGGTTCGGCCCATCCGCATCAGGGTAGTGATGCTCAT TATTATCATACAGTTACGGCTGTACGTAGAGCCGATGCTTCCCGTTCGCCTATGACCAAAGTGATGGACTTGTTTAGACATCGTTCAAATTCTGCAGCCACAGAAGCTGATAAACGTAAAGCGGTGagtttacaaattttttgttttcttttattaaggCGTTATTACACTACATTATGTTGGGTTGTGAACTTGACTAAATTTGTTTTGAGGTGA